A window of Leclercia adecarboxylata contains these coding sequences:
- the tnaB gene encoding low affinity tryptophan permease TnaB yields MEQSLELETKHSSVWGVMVIAGTVIGGGMFALPVDLAGAWFFWGAFILIIAWFSMLHSGLLLLEANLNYPVGSSFNTVTKDLLGNKWNIVSGFTVAFVLYILTYAYISANGAIISETIAMNQGTHVNPRIVGVSTALFVAAVLWFSSLAASRITSLFLGIKIIAFIVVFGSFFFQVDYAILRDINVTSTSHATYFPYIFMALPVCLASFGFHGNIPSLIICYGKRKDKLIKSLVFGSLLALFIYLFWLYCTMGNITRDSFNAIISSGGNVDSLVKSFLGTRQHGVIEFCLLVFSNLAVASSFFGVTLGLFDYLADLFKLDNSPSGRLKTIMLTFLPPLILYLIFPNGFIYGIGGAGLCATIWAVIIPAVLALKARKKFPNKMFTVWGGRMIPSLVILFGVAVIVCWFGNIFNFLPRFG; encoded by the coding sequence ATGGAACAAAGTTTAGAGTTAGAAACTAAACACTCCTCGGTATGGGGTGTCATGGTTATAGCAGGTACAGTTATTGGCGGGGGGATGTTTGCTTTACCCGTAGATTTGGCAGGGGCATGGTTTTTTTGGGGCGCGTTTATTTTAATTATTGCCTGGTTTTCGATGCTTCACTCCGGGCTGCTATTACTGGAAGCTAATTTAAATTATCCTGTCGGTTCAAGTTTTAATACGGTTACAAAAGATCTGCTTGGCAATAAATGGAATATCGTGAGTGGTTTCACGGTCGCCTTTGTGCTTTATATCCTGACGTATGCCTATATCTCCGCCAACGGCGCAATAATCAGTGAAACCATCGCCATGAATCAGGGGACGCACGTGAACCCCCGTATCGTGGGTGTGAGTACGGCCCTCTTCGTCGCGGCCGTGTTGTGGTTTAGCTCATTAGCCGCCAGCAGAATTACCTCGCTGTTTTTAGGCATTAAGATCATCGCCTTTATCGTTGTATTTGGCTCATTCTTCTTTCAGGTTGATTACGCCATATTAAGAGATATCAACGTCACATCCACCAGCCATGCCACCTACTTCCCCTATATCTTCATGGCCCTGCCCGTCTGTCTGGCATCCTTTGGTTTTCATGGCAACATTCCCAGCCTCATCATCTGCTACGGAAAGCGGAAAGATAAGCTGATCAAAAGCCTGGTGTTTGGCTCCCTGCTGGCGCTGTTTATCTATCTGTTCTGGCTGTATTGCACCATGGGAAATATTACCCGCGACAGCTTCAATGCGATCATCTCGTCTGGGGGCAATGTCGATTCTTTGGTGAAATCTTTCCTCGGCACCCGGCAGCACGGGGTTATCGAATTTTGCTTACTGGTTTTCTCCAATTTAGCCGTGGCCAGCTCCTTCTTTGGCGTCACACTGGGGTTGTTCGACTATCTTGCCGACCTCTTTAAGCTCGACAATTCGCCCTCCGGTCGTCTGAAAACGATCATGCTGACCTTCCTGCCCCCTTTGATTCTGTACCTGATCTTCCCGAACGGGTTCATCTACGGCATTGGCGGCGCAGGTCTGTGTGCGACCATCTGGGCCGTGATTATTCCTGCGGTTCTGGCGTTGAAAGCGCGAAAGAAATTCCCGAATAAGATGTTCACCGTCTGGGGCGGCAGGATGATCCCCTCGCTGGTGATCCTGTTTGGCGTCGCGGTCATTGTTTGCTGGTTCGGTAATATCTTCAATTTCCTGCCGCGCTTTGGTTGA